TAATTTTCCGGCTTGCAAATACCGCTGGCTCTAGATAACAATCAGCCGGAATAACGGATACACCTGTCAATTTGATATTATCCATTTTAAGTAACAAAAACAATGAAACAAGATCATCGACTCCACCATCATGATTAAAATAAATATGTTTTTTTGTCATTGCAAAATCGCATCCTTTTTTATAAAAATTTTTTTCAATGGTTCGCTCAACTGCCGAGTTTCTGATTGAATAATTTGAATACTGTGGATAGCCTAAGTGACTGAACAATAACGTTTGCAAAGCACGATGCCTTAGTCAAACTTCTTGCACTCCACTATGATAAGTGGGCAGCCTGATCGACCCTCGTCGTTTCTCTATTATCTCCTATGTAAGAACCTTCGACATCTGAATCACTCTAAGAGTTCGGGTTCGATTCCGTATGTTCTAACCGAGCGCCTAGGCCTTTGTTCTTTGTATGGCAATCCATTTTTGTCAAGGCTTCTCCATTGTATGGTCTCCGATTCCATGGGGGAGTATTCGTATTCCTTCTTTAATATGCGGGTTTTTGTGGAATGCAAAAAAACCTGAGTATATACCTGCCCAGGCAGCGGATTTACATGTAGAAATTGTGTAATGTGTATCATAAAAATACGAGTTTACAGACATTCTTTCATGTAGTCCGGTAGTTTACGGTTACCAGGTAGAAACGCTTAACCCATATTGTTAAGCATATACATTCAATGAGCTTCTATTGATTATTCACCTAAATATTAATAGCATGAACGTCATGAATTGGTCAACAGAAAATGCAAATGTTTTTATGTTTTGTTAATTTTGGCGTTCGGATATTTATTGTGAGTAAGATGCTTAACATCAGCTTATCCAGTTTTTGGCCTTTATCAATAACTCGATCCATGTAAAGGAGCTTCTTTTAATAGAAAAGCATGTAATTCTATTTTACACATTTATGTTACAATCGTACTAACAATATAAGAAGCGGGCGAGACGATTGAAAATGAAAGTGACGAACAAAAAGATCGAAGACATGTGCGGTACGGTCTCTTTTAAAAAAGGGGACTCTTTTTATCGATCGAATAAAGTTACGTTGAAACTCTATATGCATGATCGGTGCGAAGCGATTGTTGCAGGGACAGAAGATTTTTATGTGACAGTTGAACATGCGGATCATCAAACATTGAAAGCCACATGCAGCTGTCCGTCTTTAGCATCGTATACAAAGGATTGCCAGCATGTTGCAGCAGTTTTGCTTGCTATTCAGCATGAGCAGCGTAAAGGAACCGTTCCAGGAAAAGTGTTTGAAGGCTTGCCAAAACAGGCGCTGGCAGATGATCTGATGGAAATTTTCGATTATCATTCTTTTCGCTCAAGCACACATCAACGTCATTTTGAAAATCGGGAAGTACTGCCATTGCACTTTACGTGCCGACTGATTACGCACGATGAAAACTGGCAGCTGTTTGGCATGGAAGTCCGAATTGGTTCAACAACCGTAAGTGATATTCGGGCATTCTTGCAGCAGGTTAGGGCAGGAGAGCCTTTCGCACTATCATCAATACTCACGTTTGACCCGAAAATTCACTGCTTTATGCCCGATTCGGACGCGGTTTTGCAAGAGCTTTGCCTAGTGAATCATGATGAAAAAACGGAGATAGATGAAAATAGATTGAAGGACAAGGCGGTATTGCCTATTCCACCTTCTGCTTGGGAGCGGATTGCAGCTTTACTGGAAGGGCTGACAGATGTGACAGTCAAATATGACGGCAAAAGCTTTAAAGGAATTCAATTCTCAAAAGCTATGCTTCCATTGCAGTTTGATTTTGCGCCAGCAGTGCAGCATGATTATGCGCTGACGGTGAAAGGGATGGATCGGCTGACAATTCTTCAAGCTTATCGTTCTGTGTTGGTTTCAGGGAAATTGATTCAGCTTTCAAGGGACACTTATCAACCACTTGTTAACTTAAAGCAGATGCTCGATACAGCTGGAACAAATAAAATCCCTATTTCTAAGCATCAAGCAGGTTTTATTGTCGAAAAGGTAGCGCCAGGGCTAAAGAAAATTGGAACAGTTTATTTGACAGGAGATATTACAAATCATCTTGCAAAAACACCATTAACAGCAAAATTGTATTTAGACCGGCTAAAAAACCGTTTGCTTGCCGGTCTTGAATTCCAGTATGAAAATAATGTGATCAATCCACTGGATCAAGATGCGCTTCGCAACAGTCTGTTTATTGTTCGAGATATCGAGAAGGAAAATGAAATCCTGGAGCTGATGAAAGCTGGCCAATTTGCGACAACAGATGGTGGTTATTTTCTCCACAACGAGGAACTCGAATATGAATTTTTGCATTATATTCTTCCCAAACTTCAAAAGCTTGTTAAAGTATATGCGACAACGGCCATTCGCCTTCGTGTGATGAAAGCACCAGTCCCGCCAAGGATTAAGGTAAAGGCTAAAAAAGATCGGGTTAACTGGTTGGAGTTTAAGTTCGAAATGGAAGGATTTCCTGAGCAGGATATTCGGGAGATTTTAGTTGCTTTAGAGGAAAAACGAAAATATTACCGCTTGCGGGATGGGGCGCTTTTATCGCTTGAGACAAGGGAGTTTGAAGAGATTCAACGGTTCTTGCATGCGGCACCATTGCAAGAGGAGGACGACCTGGAACGTGGTCTTCAGGTTCCAGTTATTCAAGGGCTTCGCTTGCTTGATAGCACTTCTGATACTGTATTCTCGCCTGAGGAGTCATTCCGGAAGTTTTTACAGCAAATTGAAACCCCTGAGCTAGACAAATTCCCGATTCCTGAAAATGTACAGCATGTGCTTCGAGATTATCAGCGATTGGGTTTTCAGTGGATGAAGACACTTGCAAGCTGCGGATTTGGCGGGATTCTTGCAGATGATATGGGTCTTGGGAAAACATTGCAAAGCATCACATTTATTCAGTCTGAGCTCGCTTCTATTCGCAATAGAAAGCTGCCTGTTTTAATTGTGTGCCCTGCATCATTAACATATAACTGGCTGAATGAACTGGGAAAATTCACACCACACACTCAAGCTATGATACTCGAAGGGACAAGGGAAAAGCGGCGGAATTTGAAAAAACGGGTCATGGATTATGATGTTGTTATTGTTTCGTATCCCCTGTTACGAAGTGAGAGTCAGTGGTTTGCGAAACAAGCTTTCCATACAGTGTTTTTTGACGAAGCTCAAGCATTTAAGAACCCGATGACACAGACGGCAAGAGCAGTAAAGAAATTGCAGGCAGATTACCGCTTTGCATTAACGGGTACGCCAATTGAAAATGCATTAGAGGATCTATGGTCCATTTTTCATGTTGTCTTTCCGGAATTATTCCGTGGTCTACAGGAATATAGCAATCTGAATCGAAAACAAATTTCACGCCGGATACGGCCGTTTCTTCTTCGCCGCATAAAGGAGGATGTATTGGCGGAGCTGCCAGCAAAAGTGGAATGGATCGAAAAAGTAGAATTACTGCCAGAGCAAAAGAAGATATATGGCGCTTATTTAGCAAAACTGCGGCATGAAACATTGAAGCATCTGGACAAAGATACGATACGAAAAAACCGGATTCGTATTTTATCAGGTTTAACGAGGTTGCGGCAGATTTGCTGCCATCCCGATCTATTTGTTGAAGGATATGAAGGCAGGTCGGCTAAATTTGAAAAGCTAAAGCAGCTGTTAGAGGAATCGAGGCTTGCAGGCAGAAGGGTGCTTATTTTCTCCCAGTTTACAAAAATGCTGGGCCTTATTGGAGGAGAGCTTACGAAGCAAGGTGCAGATTACTTTTATCTTGATGGGCAAACGCCGTCTGCGGAACGGATAGAATGTGTAAATCGATTCAATCAAGGGGAGCGGAATATTTTTCTGATTTCTTTAAAAGCTGGTGGGACAGGACTTAATTTAACCGGAGCAGATACTGTAATCCTATATGATTTATGGTGGAATCCAGCCGTTGAAGAGCAGGCAGCAGACCGCGCTCACCGGATTGGACAGGAGCACGAGGTGCAAGTTATTAAGCTCATTGCACGGGGAACGATTGAAGAAAAAATGAATGAACTGCAGGAGCAAAAGAGAGGTCTCATTGAAGAGATGATTGATCCGCAGAGTAAGTCAGTGACATCACTTACGGAGGAAGATATTCGAGAGATTTTGAAGTTGCAGGAATAGTGGAAAAGCTAGCTGGTTTATTGGTGAACCGCCTGCTTTTTCGATTATAAAATCTATTGGGCTTTATTCTTTAAATTTTGATATAAATCGGCTACGATAAAATTACCTATTTTTATTAAACGTATACGCAAAAAGGCATTTGACTTTTACAAGGAGGAATTAACTAGTGATCATTGCGATCATCTTTTTATTATTTGTCTCATTTTTCTTTTCGGGAAGTGAAACAGCGCTTACAGCAACCAGTAAAATGAAGCTGCAAACAAGGGCAGCGAATGGCGATACAAAGGCAGAGAAGCTTTTACATTTGGTTTCTAAGCCAAGTGAGTTTATTACATCGATTTTAATTGGGAATAACATTGCCAATATCGTTCTGCCAACGCTGGTAACGACGCTTGCTATTCAATATGGCTTTGACGTGGCAATTGCTACAGCAATA
This region of Oceanobacillus sp. FSL K6-2867 genomic DNA includes:
- a CDS encoding DEAD/DEAH box helicase, with the translated sequence MKMKVTNKKIEDMCGTVSFKKGDSFYRSNKVTLKLYMHDRCEAIVAGTEDFYVTVEHADHQTLKATCSCPSLASYTKDCQHVAAVLLAIQHEQRKGTVPGKVFEGLPKQALADDLMEIFDYHSFRSSTHQRHFENREVLPLHFTCRLITHDENWQLFGMEVRIGSTTVSDIRAFLQQVRAGEPFALSSILTFDPKIHCFMPDSDAVLQELCLVNHDEKTEIDENRLKDKAVLPIPPSAWERIAALLEGLTDVTVKYDGKSFKGIQFSKAMLPLQFDFAPAVQHDYALTVKGMDRLTILQAYRSVLVSGKLIQLSRDTYQPLVNLKQMLDTAGTNKIPISKHQAGFIVEKVAPGLKKIGTVYLTGDITNHLAKTPLTAKLYLDRLKNRLLAGLEFQYENNVINPLDQDALRNSLFIVRDIEKENEILELMKAGQFATTDGGYFLHNEELEYEFLHYILPKLQKLVKVYATTAIRLRVMKAPVPPRIKVKAKKDRVNWLEFKFEMEGFPEQDIREILVALEEKRKYYRLRDGALLSLETREFEEIQRFLHAAPLQEEDDLERGLQVPVIQGLRLLDSTSDTVFSPEESFRKFLQQIETPELDKFPIPENVQHVLRDYQRLGFQWMKTLASCGFGGILADDMGLGKTLQSITFIQSELASIRNRKLPVLIVCPASLTYNWLNELGKFTPHTQAMILEGTREKRRNLKKRVMDYDVVIVSYPLLRSESQWFAKQAFHTVFFDEAQAFKNPMTQTARAVKKLQADYRFALTGTPIENALEDLWSIFHVVFPELFRGLQEYSNLNRKQISRRIRPFLLRRIKEDVLAELPAKVEWIEKVELLPEQKKIYGAYLAKLRHETLKHLDKDTIRKNRIRILSGLTRLRQICCHPDLFVEGYEGRSAKFEKLKQLLEESRLAGRRVLIFSQFTKMLGLIGGELTKQGADYFYLDGQTPSAERIECVNRFNQGERNIFLISLKAGGTGLNLTGADTVILYDLWWNPAVEEQAADRAHRIGQEHEVQVIKLIARGTIEEKMNELQEQKRGLIEEMIDPQSKSVTSLTEEDIREILKLQE